A section of the Engystomops pustulosus chromosome 3, aEngPut4.maternal, whole genome shotgun sequence genome encodes:
- the TTL gene encoding tubulin--tyrosine ligase, with amino-acid sequence MYTFVVRDENSTVYAEVSKILSATGQWKRLKKDNPRFNLMLGERNRLPFGRLGHEPGLVQLVNYYRGADKLCRKASLVKLIKTSPELSGSCTWFPESYVIYPTNQKSPVAKGKNGLQDLINSSRTDEREEFLESFNGRKESGKGNVWIAKSSSGAKGEGILISSDATQLLDFIDNQGQVHVIQKYLENPLLLEPGHRKFDIRSWVLVDSQYNIFLYREGVLRTSSEPYNDSDFEDMTSHLTNHCIQKEHSKNYGRYEDGNEMFFEDFNQYLMTSLNVNLENSILWQIKEIIRVSLRCIEPAISTKHLPYQSFQLFGFDFMVDEDLKVWLLEVNGAPACAQKLYAELCQGIVDLAISTLFPLGDAMQTQDNAFIKL; translated from the exons ATGTATACCTTTGTGGTGAGGGATGAGAACAGCACCGTGTACGCCGAGGTCTCCAAGATCCTGAGCGCCACCGGACAATGGAAGCGGCTGAAGAAGGACAATCCCAGATTCAACCTCATGCTGGGGGAGAGGAACCGGCTGCCATTCGGGAGGTTGG GTCATGAGCCCGGTCTGGTGCAGCTGGTAAATTACTATCGTGGAGCAGATAAACTCTGCCGAAAAGCTTCTCTGGTCAA ATTAATCAAAACGAGTCCTGAGCTTTCGGGCTCCTGCACCTGGTTCCCAGAATCCTATGTCATTTACCCGACCAATCAGAAGTCTCCGGTGGCAAAAGGAAAGAACGGACTCCAGGATCTGATCAACAGCAGCCGGACAGACGAGCGGGAAGAGTTCCTGGAATCCTTTAATGGGAGGAAGGAAAGTGGGAAAGGAAATGTGTGGATAGCAAAGTCTTCATCCGGTGCCAAAG gggaagGAATTCTTATATCGTCTGATGCTACACAACTCCTAGACTTTATTGACAATCAAGGCCAAGTTCACGTGATCCAGAAATACCTAGAAAACCCTCTGCTTCTAGAACCAGGACACCGCAAATTTGATATCAG GAGCTGGGTCCTTGTGGACAGTCAGTATAACATTTTCCTGTATCGTGAGGGAGTCTTGAGAACGTCCTCTGAACCTTACAACGACTCGGACTTTGAGGACATGACGAGCCACTTAACCAATCACTGCATTCAGAAGGAACATTCGAAAAACTACGGGAGATACGAGGATGGAAACGAGATGTTCTTCGAAGACTTCAATCAGTATCTTATGACCTCCTTGAATGTTAATCTAGAAAACAGCATCTTATGGCAGATCAAGGAAATAATAAG GGTCAGTCTGAGATGTATAGAACCTGCGATCAGCACAAAGCATTTGCCCTACCAAAGTTTCCAGTTATTTGGCTTTGATTTCATGGTGGATGAAGACTTGAAGGTCTGGTTACTTGAAGTCAATGGCGCCCCTGCCTGTGCACA
- the SOD2 gene encoding superoxide dismutase [Mn], mitochondrial encodes MLCGLRVCGRTSLRLAPVLASRQKHTLPDLPYDYGALQPHISAEIMQLHHSKHHATYVNNLNVAEEKYAEAMAKGDVTAQVALQPALKFNGGGHVNHAIFWTNLSPNGGGEPQGDLLEAIKRDFGSFEKFKEKMTTASVAVQGSGWGWLGYNKEANRLQVATCANQDPLQGTTGLVPLLGIDVWEHAYYLQYKNVRPDYLKAIWNVINWENVTERFRACKK; translated from the exons ATGTTGTGTGGTCTCCGAGTGTGCGGCAG GACGAGCCTCAGACTGGCTCCGGTTTTGGCCTCCAGACAGAAGCACACGTTACCGGACCTACCCTACGACTATGGCGCGCTCCAGCCTCACATCAGTGCGGAGATCATGCAGCTCCACCACAGCAAACACCACGCCACGTACGTGAACAACCTCAACGTGGCAGAAGAGAAATATGCTGAGGCCATGGCCAAAG GGGATGTGACGGCTCAGGTCGCCCTCCAGCCGGCTCTTAAATTTAATGGAGGTGGTCATGTGAATCACGCCATATTCTGGACAAATCTTTCTCCCAATGGCGGTGGAGAACCTCAAG GTGACCTGCTGGAGGCAATAAAACGGGACTTCGGCTCCTTCGAAAAGTTCAAGGAGAAGATGACCACTGCCTCGGTGGCCGTCCAGGGATCCGGATGGGGTTGGCTCGGGTACAACAAGGAAGCTAATCGCCTGCAAGTCGCTACGTGTGCCAATCAGGACCCACTACAGGGGACAACAG GTCTGGTCCCTCTCCTGGGGATCGATGTGTGGGAGCACGCCTACTACCTGCAGTACAAGAACGTCAGACCCGActatctgaaagccatctggaaCGTCATCAACTGGGAGAATGTAACGGAGAGATTCCGGGCCTGCAAAAAGTGA
- the FAM177B gene encoding protein FAM177B isoform X1 translates to MTEDMADGEAALKEIELGDVEKRLPRRIIHFASGETMEEFSSEEDDDDDEEEEQKIDFRNVDTKQMSWRTFVQFWILRVATTAFFTCDYLGGQLATLFGLNVPKYQYAIDEYQRAQEMDSDDDYEEPDGEGVRGTGDQNAPDERHHLQMQSLEYGTIQVTDHNPELEDKYQVDSEINLQPGP, encoded by the exons ATGACAGAGGACATGGCGGACGGGGAGGCAGCACTG AAAGAAATTGAACTGGGTGATGTGGAGAAGAGGCTCCCCAGGAGGATAATCCACTTTGCAAGCGGAGAAACCATGGAGGAGTTCAGTTCAGaggaagacgacgacgacgatgAAGAAGAAGAGCAGAAGATCGACTTCCGGAACGTGGACACG AAGCAGATGAGCTGGAGAACATTTGTGCAATTCTGGATTCTCCGAGTGGCTACAACGGCCTTTTTCA CTTGTGACTACCTCGGGGGGCAGCTGGCAACCCTGTTTGGTCTCAATGTTCCTAAATATCAGTACGCCATCGATGAATACCAGAGGGCGCAGGAGATG GACAGCGACGACGACTACGAAGAACCCGATGGGGAAGGTGTGAGGGGAACCGGAGACCAGAATGCCCCCGATGAAAGACATCACTTACAGATGCAGAGTCTGGAATACGGGACCATCCAGGTGACGGACCATAATCCAGAACTGGAGGATAAGTATCAGGTGGACTCTGAGATCAACCTCCAACCGGGACCATGA
- the FAM177B gene encoding protein FAM177B isoform X2 produces the protein MEEFSSEEDDDDDEEEEQKIDFRNVDTKQMSWRTFVQFWILRVATTAFFTCDYLGGQLATLFGLNVPKYQYAIDEYQRAQEMDSDDDYEEPDGEGVRGTGDQNAPDERHHLQMQSLEYGTIQVTDHNPELEDKYQVDSEINLQPGP, from the exons ATGGAGGAGTTCAGTTCAGaggaagacgacgacgacgatgAAGAAGAAGAGCAGAAGATCGACTTCCGGAACGTGGACACG AAGCAGATGAGCTGGAGAACATTTGTGCAATTCTGGATTCTCCGAGTGGCTACAACGGCCTTTTTCA CTTGTGACTACCTCGGGGGGCAGCTGGCAACCCTGTTTGGTCTCAATGTTCCTAAATATCAGTACGCCATCGATGAATACCAGAGGGCGCAGGAGATG GACAGCGACGACGACTACGAAGAACCCGATGGGGAAGGTGTGAGGGGAACCGGAGACCAGAATGCCCCCGATGAAAGACATCACTTACAGATGCAGAGTCTGGAATACGGGACCATCCAGGTGACGGACCATAATCCAGAACTGGAGGATAAGTATCAGGTGGACTCTGAGATCAACCTCCAACCGGGACCATGA